A section of the Eublepharis macularius isolate TG4126 chromosome 1, MPM_Emac_v1.0, whole genome shotgun sequence genome encodes:
- the LOC129325630 gene encoding shematrin-like protein 2 — protein sequence MAYCGPSYAVPSCASAPVVGFGSAGLGYGGFGSAGLGYSGLGLGSVYGHGPLVGSGVPSVHLGTLSGVEPSCINQIPPAEVLIQPPACVVTIPGPILSATGEPVSVGGNTPCAVTYGGPSPIGIAGLGAGALGAGALGRRYGSGSRSSLLLGRRGSACLPPC from the coding sequence ATGGCTTATTGTGGACCATCCTACGCTGTTCCATCTTGTGCCTCTGCTCCAGTGGTCGGTTTTGGATCAGCAGGTCTTGGCTACGGTGGTTTTGGATCAGCAGGTCTTGGCTATAGCGGCCTTGGTCTGGGCTCTGTCTATGGCCATGGACCATTGGTCGGATCCGGTGTCCCCTCAGTACACCTTGGCACACTTTCAGGAGTTGAGCCTTCCTGCATCAACCAGATCCCACCAGCAGAAGTCCTCATCCAGCCACCCGCCTGTGTCGTAACCATCCCAGGACCCATCCTCTCTGCTACCGGTGAACCAGTTTCCGTGGGAGGCAACACTCCCTGTGCTGTTACCTATGGTGGGCCTAGTCCTATTGGAATTGCTGGTCTTGGGGCTGGTGCTCTTGGGGCTGGAGCTCTTGGGCGCCGTTATGGTTCTGGCAGCAGAAGCAGTCTCCTCCTTGGGCGCCGTGGCAGTGCCTGCCTACCCCCCTGCTAA